One Sebastes umbrosus isolate fSebUmb1 chromosome 6, fSebUmb1.pri, whole genome shotgun sequence DNA window includes the following coding sequences:
- the slc26a10 gene encoding solute carrier family 26 member 10 → MSASVAVYRSIYTEDRFKQAFGSDDNTSSGSLRLREKLAGKCRCSRRAFLHLLRDRVPIFSWLPRYRLKKWILGDTIGGLTVGILHIPQGMAFALLTSVAPIFGLYTSFFPVVLYMFFGTGRHVSTGTFAVVSLMTGSVVEQLVPTPLEMNSSSSEAADFEAQRIGVASAVALLSGIIMLCMFGLQLGFLSTYLSEPIVKAFTSAAAFHVTVSQLQSMLGLRLPRHTGTFSLFKTLASVMENLPHTNMAELLISLVCLAVLVPVKEINTRFRQRLRTPIPVEILTVIIATGVAYASSLDSTYNIEIVGHIPAGFPKPRMPALHTFPDIAGDTLAITFVGYAVSVSLAMIYADKHGYSIHPNQELLAHGISNTVSSFFTCFPSSATLATTNILESAGGFTQLSGLFTSLVVLIVLLLIGPLFYFLPKAVLACINVTSLRQMFLQFQDLPELWRISKIDFMVWMVTWLSVVVLNVDLGLAIGVVFSMMTVICRTQRAGCSVLGRASNTEIYRPLENHSKCYEVPGVKILTYNGPIYYGNRSFFREEMSRLLGLTPEKIRSREKAKKALEKREREAAVNTVERGIANTSFSSDHEFFKSETSESDVQAVLIDCSSVTFVDVAGARLFTQMCTECEKVGVHVYLSNCNESVLKILTSSGLMTYMNPQHIFVTVHDAVMYIQQQQEKPPENTTTVWV, encoded by the exons ATGAGCGCGTCTGTGGCCGTGTACAGGAGTATTTACACGGAGGACCGCTTCAAACAGGCCTTCGGATCCGATGACAACACCAGCAGTGGGAGTCTGAGGCTCCGGGAGAAGCTGGCCGGGAAATGCAGGTGTTCGAGGCGAGCCTTCCTTCACCTGTTGAGAGACAGAGTGCCTATTTTCAGCTGGCTGCCCAGATACAGACTCAAGAAATGGATTTTAGGAGACACTATTGGGGGACTGACTGTTGGTATTCTTCACATTCCGCAAG GCATGGCCTTCGCGTTACTCACATCAGTGGCACCAATATTTGGCCTTTACACCTCCTTCTTCCCTGTGGTCCTCTATATGTTCTTTGGCACAGGTCGCCACGTGTCCACAG GTACCTTTGCTGTGGTGAGTCTGATGACTGGCTCTGTGGTGGAGCAGCTGGTTCCCACTCCACTGGAGATGAACTCCAGTTCGTCTGAAGCGGCCGACTTTGAGGCCCAGAGGATCGGGGTTGCCTCCGCTGTAGCGCTCCTCTCAGGGATTATTATG CTCTGTATGTTTGGTCTTCAGCTGGGCTTCCTCTCCACCTATCTGTCAGAGCCAATTGTTAAAGCTTTCACCAGCGCTGCTGCCTTCCATGTTACCGTCTCACAGCTGCAAAGCATGCTGGGGCTGCGGCTCCCTCGCCACACTGGGACCTTCTCCCTCTTCAAG ACTTTAGCGTCGGTGATGGAGAACCTGCCTCACACCAACATGGCGGAGCTGCTCATCTCCTTAGTATGTTTGGCTGTTCTGGTGCCAGTTAAGGAGATCAACACGCGTTTCCGGCAGCGCCTGCGTACACCTATTCCTGTGGAGATCCTCACG GTGATTATTGCTACAGGTGTGGCCTACGCCTCGTCGCTGGACTCTACTTACAACATTGAGATAGTTGGCCACATCCCAGCTGG ATTCCCAAAGCCACGGATGCCTGCCTTGCACACTTTCCCTGACATTGCTGGAGACACACTAGCCATAACGTTTGTCGGTTACGCAGTGTCCGTCTCACTGGCGATGATCTATGCTGATAAACATGGATATTCCATACATCCTAACCAG GAGCTCCTGGCTCACGGTATCTCCAACACAGTGTCCTCTTTTTTCACCTGCTTCCCCAGCTCAGCCACTCTGGCCACCACTAATATACTCGAGAGTGCTGGAGGATTCACACAG CTCTCCGGCTTGTTCACAAGTCTGGTTGTTCTGATTGTCCTGCTGCTGATCGGACCGCTGTTCTACTTCCTACCAAAG GCAGTCTTGGCATGCATCAACGTCACCAGCCTCAGGCAGATGTTCCTGCAGTTCCAGGATTTACCTGAACTGTGGAGAATCAGCAAGATTGACTTT ATGGTTTGGATGGTGACCTGGCTCTCTGTAGTGGTGCTCAATGTGGATCTGGGCCTCGCTATTGGAGTGGTTTTCTCCATGATGACCGTCATCTGCCGCACACAAAG GGCTGGTTGTTCAGTACTTGGTCGGGCCAGCAACACAGAAATTTACAGACCTCTGGAGAACCACAGCAAG TGCTACGAGGTACCCGGAGTGAAGATCCTGACTTACAACGGGCCGATTTACTACGGCAACCGCAGCTTCTTCAGGGAGGAGATGAGCCGGCTGCTGGGCCTGACGCCAGAGAAGATCCGCAGCCGGGAGAAGGCTAAGAAAGCCCTGGAGAAAAGGGAAAGAGAGGCCGCCGTCAACACTGTG GAAAGAGGCATTGCAAACACATCGTTTTCTTCAGATCATGAGTTCTTTAAATCTG AGACATCTGAGAGTGATGTTCAGGCCGTGTTAATCGATTGCAGCAGTGTGACATTTGTCGATGTGGCTGGAGCAAGACTCTTTACACAG ATGTGCACTGAATGCGAGAAAGTTGGAGTTCATGTATATTTGTCAAACTGCAATG AGAGCGTCTTAAAGATCCTAACATCGAGTGGTCTAATGACCTACATGAACCCTCAACATATATTTGTTACTGTTCATGATGCAGTGATGTATATTCAACAGCAGCAG GAAAAACCTCCGGAGAACACAACGACTGTTTGGGTGTGA
- the b4galnt1a gene encoding beta-1,4 N-acetylgalactosaminyltransferase 1a translates to MRASCKKCLGLLLVSGLLLALFHVWRPGTSSVVDIRPRQGDLMKKLFEAKIQDTISGYHDIAYHIKEDVACRLPQNTCVCLADEETFRLPFANQLFPRVWAHSIDLAFLESHPDPEGLKHHRAQEYSNFQKRSYNPADVLIVAEANSPLQYPTQGVEVRPLKTIIIPGLGLKEEGGSNHMVYLTASLGTFDVAATVDGVSVKGEGEKHMILSSPILSALNRQLQFVTYTNTVFHPRTADTVQFASAGHQSSFTIKVEHGTVPKLYNTGYQGEYNISALVTFATKTFLRYDKLKDLIDSIRQYYPTVTIVIADDNEHPQPLTGPHIEHYIMPFGKGWFAGRNLAVSQVTTKYVLWVDDDFIFTANTKVEKMVDILEKTTLDLVGGAVREVTGYTATYRHTISVEEGTEEGDCLHIRNGYHHVIEGFPDCVVADAVINFFMGRTDKVQQAGFNPRLARHGHLEFFIDSLGSLHIGSCSDIIVNHASKIIMPWSKTDSQKAYDKFRYSSSSADNDIHKEDFYFKNRFKCMTSH, encoded by the exons ATGCGTGCCAGCTGTAAGAAGTGTCTTGGACTGCTGTTGGTCAGTGGACTACTACTAGCCCTGTTTCATGTTTGGAGGCCTGGGACCAGCTCAGTAGTTGACATACGGCCAAGACAGGGGGATCTAATGAAGAAACTCTTTGAGGCGAAAATTCAAGACACCATCAGTGGCTATCATGACATTGCCTACCATATAAAGGAGGATGTGGCATG tcGTTTGCCTCAaaatacgtgtgtgtgtctggctgaTGAGGAGACCTTTCGCCTGCCGTTCGCCAACCAGCTGTTCCCACGCGTGTGGGCCCACAGCATTGATCTCGCCTTCTTAGAGTCCCATCCAGACCCCGAGGGCCTGAAGCATCACAGAGCTCAGGAGTACAGCAACTTTCAGAAGAG GTCCTACAATCCTGCAGATGTGCTTATTGTAGCTGAGGCCAACAGTCCTCTTCAGTATCCTACCCAGGGCGTGGAGGTGCGACCCCTCAAAACGATCATCATTCCTG GTTTGGGTCTTAAAGAAGAAGGAGGATCAAACCATAtg GTATATCTGACAGCATCACTGGGGACGTTTGACGTTGCTGCTACAGTGGACGGGGTCTCTGttaaaggagagggagagaagcaTATGATACTGTCTAGTCCTATTCTCTCCGCTCTCAACAGGCAGCTGCAGTTCGTCACCTATACAAACACTGTTTTCCATCCAAGAACAGCAGATACAG ttcAGTTTGCATCTGCAGGCCACCAGTCATCTTTCACCATTAAAGTTGAACATGGAACCGTACCTAAACTTTACAACACTGGATATCAAGGAG AGTACAATATCAGTGCTCTGGTTACCTTCGCCACCAAGACCTTTTTACGCTATGACAAACTCAAAGACCTCATTGACAGCATACGGCAATATTATCCCACCGTCACCATAGTGATAGCAGATGATAACGAGCACCCTCAGCCACTGACCGGGCCTCACATTGAGCATTACATCATGCCGTTTGGAAAG GGTTGGTTTGCAGGACGGAACCTGGCAGTGTCTCAAGTGACCACCAAGTATGTGCTCTGGGTGGATGATGATTTCATCTTCACTGCAAACACCAAGGTGGAGAAGATGGTGGACATCTTAGAAAAGACCACTCTGGATCTG GTCGGCGGTGCAGTGAGAGAGGTGACAGGTTACACTGCAACATACCGTCACACCATTTCAGTGGAAGAAGGGACAGAGGAGGGCGACTGCTTACACATCAGAAATGGCTACCACCATGTCATAGAGGGATTTCCCGACTGTGTGGTAGCTGATGCCGTCATCAACTTCTTCATGGGAAGGACAGATAAGGTGCAGCAGGCAGGCTTTAACCCCCGCCTGGCACGGCACGGTCATCTGG AGTTTTTCATTGACTCTCTGGGCTCCCTCCACATTGGCTCCTGTAGTGACATCATTGTAAACCACGCGTCAAAGATCATCATGCCCTGGAGTAAAACAGACTCACAAAAGGCCTACGACAAATTCCGCTACTCATCTTCCAGTGCTGATAATGACATTCATAAGGAAGACTTCTACTTCAAGAACAGGTTCAAGTGCATGACCAGTCACTGA